From the Lampris incognitus isolate fLamInc1 chromosome 10, fLamInc1.hap2, whole genome shotgun sequence genome, one window contains:
- the rnf216 gene encoding E3 ubiquitin-protein ligase RNF216 isoform X2, whose protein sequence is MADGGGDDDVIHLASFNLHRSQGRRTRHRELITISDDSDEEPVTLVPTSPVLVPDDADDDVRILEPLTSSRRHVIRPAATWSVASKNLIEVTSQSNVASGAPLSDPDSCPSTSRNAMVSAIGTRPPIRIQVPLQPSTSGHTQPQPGTSANTTDSQASMSTHSPATSTDPKANGIVSKEPARIEVHSQPSTSGHTQPQSGSSIHTQTDPQSSTFIGPNSSAQADLRASKTQTKASPSRHMQDNTQASTSSAHPQLQVRPHTYTLTEPLPSTSTQSHIQLFQVTEVKVVVPKQQTEQAPSLIIQALPKSLQSNPTQGNLIEIVARPELDSQPLAQPQTPVRAPQYPQVRPVIAPAVLIAAAPERLGPPETGHQITPGSQTPGEAHPNPQPHAGVPNQVPPAPNLNARVPEPNPPAPPAPTASGSHHRALLMREATLVLAPVPAPNPEGANPAPALIDIPPPPADILRIEDVRPGPSVPPEGHRAERQDKEPHVRPLIAGVLDLFPDVQEDYVAELIQQANVKDLNVVCNLLLENPAYPRKETAATTTAPTSILLESGDTQSEVTEDLFDYAKLGTVGPEAVMQAADLLMADFRMLSCQDIKWALNALKGHYAITRKALCEALKKWQESGDPSGKRRRSRASSERCYIDFAFEHNSVKLEKRMYFLENDRRYFRTYGTLEASVQKELSFYQQKAKEWAEHEDFLLALQVNEDEYKKDGQLIECRCCYGEFAFEKMTQCSDGHLFCKECLVRYAQEAVFGSGQSELSCMEGGCPCSYPVCELEKVLPENILCKYYERQAEEAVAATCGDELVRCPFCNFPALLDKGMSLFSCPNPRCRKESCRKCHVQWKEHVGKTCEQVLERDEIRMRVLFKMMSASFRRSRGKGRLS, encoded by the exons GCCGTCGGACCCGTCACAGGGAGCTCATCACCATTTCTGACGACTCAGATGAGGAGCCTGTGACGCTGGTACCCACCAGCCCTGTTTTGGTGCCAGACGATGCTGATGATGATGTCAGAATACTGGAg CCACTCACTTCATCACGAAGACATGTGATTCGCCCTGCAGCTACTTGGAGTGTGGCCTCCAAAAACCTAATTGAAGTCACAAGTCAAAGCAACGTGGCCTCAGGAGCTCCGTTATCGGACCCTGACTCTTGCCCCTCCACCTCCAGGAATGCCATGGTCAGTGCCATCGGGACAAGACCGCCCATACGCATACAGGTTCCACTGCAGCCCAGCACTTCTggacacacacaaccacagcCTGGTACTTCAGCAAACACCACAGACTCCCAAGCAAGCATGTCTACCCACTCCCCAGCTACCTCCACAGACCCCAAGGCAAATGGTATTGTATCAAAAGAACCTGCACGAATAGAGGTTCACTCTCAACCTAGCACTTCTGGACACACTCAGCCACAATCTGGCTCTTCTATTCATACGCAGACAGATCCCCAATCAAGTACTTTCATTGGGCCCAATTCTAGTGCACAGGCTGATTTGCGTGCTTCCAAAACACAGACCAAGGCAAGCCCTAGTAGACACATGCAGGACAATACTCAGGCTAGTACTTCATCCGCACATCCCCAGTTGCAGGTCAGACCTCACACATATACCTTAACTGAACCTCTGCCCAGCACCTCCACACAGTCCCATATCCAGTTATTCCAGGTGACAGAGGTCAAGGTAGTTGTTCCAAAACAGCAGACCGAACAAGCCCCATCTCTCATAATCCAGGCCCTCCCCAAGTCCTTACAATCAAATCCTACCCAGGGAAACCTCATTGAGATTGTGGCTAGACCAGAGCTGGACTCTCAGCCATTAGCTCAACCTCAGACTCCAGTCAGGGCTCCTCAATACCCCCAGGTTAGACCAGTGATAGCCCCTGCTGTGCTAATAGCTGCTGCCCCAGAGAGATTAGGACCTCCCGAGACAGGTCACCAGATCACTCCAGGAAGCCAGACACCAGGGGAGGCCCACCCCAACCCTCAACCCCACGCTGGAGTTCCCAATCAGGTACCCCCAGCTCCTAATCTCAATGCAAGGGTACCCGAACCCAACCCTCCTGCTCCCCCTGCTCCCACAGCCTCAGGCAGCCATCACAGAGCACTTCTTATGAGAGAGGCGACTCTGGTTTTGGCTCCAGTCCCAGCGCCAAACCCAGAGGGGGCGAATCCAGCACCTGCCCTCATTGACATCCCTCCACCCCCGGCAGACATTCTCAGGATAGAAGATGTGAGGCCTGGTCCGTCTGTGCCACCAGAGGGTCACAGGGCTGAGAGGCAGGACAAGGAACCTCATGTGAGACCCTTGATTGCTGGGGTG TTGGATCTATTTCCAGATGTCCAGGAAGACTATGTAGCAGAACTAATCCAACAGGCCAATGTGAAAGACTTGAATGT TGTCTGTAATCTGCTGTTGGAAAACCCAGCATATCCAAGAAAGGAGactgctgcaaccacaacagctcccacCAGCATCCTGCTGGAGTCTGGAGATACGCAATCAGAA GTGACAGAGGACCTGTTTGACTATGCTAAGCTGGGGACGGTTGGACCAGAGGCCGTGATGCAGGCTGCTGACCTGCTGATGGCTGACTTCAGGATGCTCAGCTGTCAGGATATTAAATGGGCCCTTAACGCCCTCAAAGGACACTATGCAATAACACGCAAG GCCTTATGTGAAGCTCTGAAGAAGTGGCAGGAATCAGGGGACCCCTCAGGAAAGAGACGACGGAGTCGAGCCTCCTCCGAACGCTGCTACATAGATTTCGCGTTTGAGCACA ACTCGGTTAAACTCGAAAAAAGGATGTATTTCCTTGAGAATGACCGTCGTTACTTCAGGACTTATGGGACGCTGGAAGCCTCTGTTCAGAAGGAGCTCTCATTCTATCAGCAGAAGGCCAAAGAGTGGGCAGAG CACGAAGATTTCCTACTGGCACTTCAGGTCAATGAGGATGAATATAAAAAG GATGGCCAGTTGATAGAATGTCGCTGCTGCTACGGGGAATTTGCATTTGAGAAGATGACCCAATGTTCAGATGGCCATCTCTTCTGTAAAGAGTGCCTGGTCAGATATGCTCAGGAGGCAGTCTTTGGCTCTGGACAG TCGGAGCTGAGCTGCATGGAGGGGGGCTGTCCATGCTCTTACCCAGTGTGTGAGCTTGAGAAGGTCTTACCAGAGAACATACTTTGTAAATACTATGAGCGACAAGCAGAGGAGGCTGTTGCTGCCACCTGCGGTGATGAACTAGTCAG ATGTCCATTCTGCAACTTCCCAGCCTTGTTGGACAAGGGTATGTCCCTCTTTAGCTGTCCCAACCCACGATGCCGCAAG GAGAGCTGTAGGAAGTGCCACGTCCAGTGGAAGGAGCATGTGGGGAAGACATGTGAACAAGTCTTGGAGAGGGATGAGATCCGCATGAGGGTGCTCTT